In a single window of the Anaerocolumna cellulosilytica genome:
- a CDS encoding non-ribosomal peptide synthetase: protein MLDLKRIKLNTIGLGDILAEDDNRLNRISRKDIAVIGIGGKFGSSDSIEAFWNQLCAGKDMIRSFPKRRDSLYKKYKDLCRKKGILLEQDESYNKAGYLEEIEEFDYELFSMSPSEAKLMDPHQRLFLQCALSALENGGYGGNRAKGSNTGIFVGFSDDFNFSYNNLISIVDPAAIPMALTGNIKSIIASRLAYLFDMKGPSMLVNTACSSSLVAVHLACKSLIAGECEMAIAGGVKLYLEPQTKAESGVGILSHDGKARTFDNSSEGTGLGEGAGAVLLKPLSKAVEDGDLIYAVIKGSCINQDGTSVGITAPNPSAQTNVIEGAWKDAGVDPESITYIEAHGTGTKLGDPIEIMAINEAFRKHTDKKQFCAVGSVKSNLGHLDSAAGIAGLIKSILSLHERKITPHLHFRLPNEKINFEQSAVYVNDRLTNWEKGHFPRRCGISSFGLSGTNCHIVLEEAPEIKEKRHSTSKRQRVLCLSAKSVIALDRLVGQYYELLSKRKGIELDDLCFTSNACRGHYENRLAILFENIEDLLDILNEIQSKSVANVEVKNAYYGRHKSVPDIKQNKLKGEVTQAEIGEISCEANRIIKEYLEQRKGELLKEICILYICGAKVTWEELYRTADTKTIILPGYPLEKKCCWPDMDITEGRKSNYKLVHSNIVKSHNIDIYMTKFSVEDHWILSEHKVSGSYVVPGTTYIEMILQIFGLSRNGCIPEFQDILFYTPMSVVKGKDKEAHTIIKYGLEEYAEFSVSSRNSEDDDTWVKHVDGRIKFIDGEKVSNQNISEIMDRCSMENFKSIYKESDARIVEVGPRWDNITQVYVGNGEVLALMELKEQFSEDMNQYYVHPALMDCAVNLANTYVGSGPFLPFFYENLRIYDRIPQKFYSIIKRNDLENTTGETAKFDIVLTKLSGEVFSFVKNYTVKRVREVDLVPKKKESKIFHAIKWIQDKNIREESFVKSVLLFKSNANFCNKLIKQLKQQKVEVITVQAGENYQKIDDYTFSINLKQSNYNILFDQLRSYQFSHIVFMLDLFDNTLDITDNIIGKRERSIDSLFFITKAIINHKITRDIELALVSDHTAAVTGNEEYINPYGAALFGLGKSIQEENSSIKCRCLDIDKSTDEKTIANEIMSKRTSYKVAFREGYKYIEQLYEMNIEDLEDSGIQIKQNGCYVITGGTGGLGIQIAAYLASKDAKNLCLISRSGLPKRTDWNTIIKENSTKVANTIREIMRLEEMGINVSVYGTDISNEKEVNITLCKIKSLFGSINGVVHCAGVAGDGILAAKNFNTFNRVISPKIDGTCILHKLTRQDELDFFVLYSSVSSIMGGIGQGDYSAANSFLDAFAGYRNQSVPGTVAINWAPWADTGMAYDYGLKDTGLFKMLDNQTGVDAFNKVINRRISNIIVGRLNPDELNNYTNNNLIKYDGRTKADIKDSGKKQIESLQEKRFITLKGRAEGNYTASEALVGQAWGEVLGLDEIDIYDDFYTLGGDSILAIHIVNVLNKSITKKINISDLFENLTIFQLAEYLKHAVKTEMTIDKPTQMHGIIKHNLSNAQKRIWFLQKLNSDMVAYNLPSTQYMETRPDMDALNRALNELIERHWMLRTIFVEDNGIPKQIILDRHLMSFTVIDLSKDENEVKILHETLGNQNHTVFDMSKPLMRACIYLLSGSRCCLYFNFHHLIIDGWGIDIFFRELMDLYCHYTEGHSANLKPVKIQYVNWVEQREKWEKGNEFRKIEEYWLQEICNPIPQLNLPVDYQRPVIQTYNGSSLNFCIGKEQTDLLKKLSRKCNTTLHTVLLATYFLFLEKISGDEDIIIGVPGTMRDSEEAEAVLGIFVNMFCMRLKFNDIHNLNELIEEVKRKSLDAYKNSGYPFETLVSKVNPERDLSRNTVFNTVFQFYDNIPPEIEGVSQFELSLLSKESNGSLALRFEFNTDLFKPDTIKRFIRNFMNIVNHMVRDSCIDLANIEILDCNYKNDLLHKYTNHINYTFNKGLCELIEERMLLNPDNISVEYEGQYLTNIELNDRADTLGKVLKDNGAVTDVPIGIICGRNLNLISGLLGILKAGTCYVPLDPDYPSERISYIVKSSGAKIILAESSQRDKVTALLEDGCSLETVVYMSESGKTCIESIERNNDICINKKKDNYIDNLMYIIYTSGSTGLPKGVMVTQQNVLNYLKWSIDEFKLTQSDTMMLITSVCFDISVFEIFGALLSGAKLCIVPLNTLRDPHKLLDFINNKQVNIWHSVPTLMAQLLIALDSDTEQGRLSCFNSMRHIMIGGEAWGIQLAKEIRKFFRNADITNMYGPTEATIWITSYHIGDNLDNLQTLPIGKPVAGNTILILDGAKKLCDIGITGEIYVKGINVTRGYHNDTEKTASFFTTWDDGSVVYKTGDFGRYMEDGNIEFLGRKDGLVKVRGYRIELGEIENILLKKGEVDAVAVVSKKYGESNQLACYYTSTAKVNTDDLKDYLRKKLPVYMIPSIIMQLDEMPITPNGKIDKNALPDPKTAEIQTHLEPPASIVERKIAEIWFSILGTREISVNDSFFDVGGDSFLVVQIHSKISHEFEMDLTVTDLFKYHTIRELAAYIVSKEPKTEANDNRLLNEVKEDIIDVLDEMMDDKLDIEQAMKKLFEKNAGQSATKLPPRLDTDQ, encoded by the coding sequence ATGTTGGATTTAAAAAGAATAAAATTAAATACAATAGGTTTAGGCGATATTCTCGCAGAAGATGATAACAGGCTTAATCGAATTTCTAGAAAGGATATAGCAGTCATAGGTATTGGAGGAAAGTTCGGCAGTTCGGATAGTATTGAAGCATTCTGGAATCAACTATGCGCAGGGAAAGATATGATAAGATCTTTCCCTAAAAGAAGGGACAGTCTCTATAAAAAATATAAGGATTTATGTAGAAAAAAAGGAATACTGTTAGAACAAGATGAGAGTTATAATAAAGCAGGATATTTGGAAGAAATTGAAGAGTTTGATTACGAGTTGTTTTCTATGTCTCCTAGTGAAGCAAAATTAATGGATCCCCACCAAAGATTATTCCTTCAGTGTGCACTTTCTGCATTAGAAAACGGCGGATATGGCGGAAACAGGGCGAAAGGATCAAATACAGGAATCTTTGTGGGTTTTAGCGATGATTTCAATTTTTCATATAATAATCTTATTTCTATTGTAGACCCTGCTGCAATACCAATGGCACTTACCGGTAATATAAAGTCTATTATTGCAAGCCGATTGGCATACCTGTTTGATATGAAAGGGCCAAGTATGCTTGTTAATACAGCTTGTTCCTCTTCGCTTGTTGCTGTCCATTTGGCATGTAAATCTCTGATTGCAGGAGAATGTGAAATGGCTATAGCCGGAGGGGTAAAGTTGTACCTTGAACCTCAAACAAAAGCGGAGAGCGGTGTGGGTATATTGTCTCATGACGGAAAAGCAAGAACATTTGATAACAGTTCTGAAGGAACAGGTTTGGGTGAGGGAGCTGGGGCAGTCTTACTAAAGCCTTTGAGTAAAGCGGTTGAAGATGGGGACTTAATTTATGCAGTAATTAAAGGAAGCTGCATAAACCAAGATGGGACTTCTGTAGGAATAACGGCTCCGAATCCTTCAGCACAAACCAATGTTATTGAAGGAGCGTGGAAAGATGCCGGTGTGGATCCTGAATCAATAACTTATATAGAAGCTCATGGAACAGGGACAAAACTAGGTGACCCAATTGAAATAATGGCAATTAATGAAGCTTTTAGAAAGCATACAGATAAAAAGCAATTTTGCGCAGTGGGATCTGTGAAATCAAATTTAGGACATCTGGATAGTGCAGCAGGGATAGCCGGACTAATTAAGTCCATACTATCTCTACATGAACGAAAGATCACGCCTCATTTGCACTTTAGATTGCCGAATGAAAAAATTAACTTTGAACAATCAGCAGTTTATGTGAATGACAGACTGACCAACTGGGAGAAAGGCCATTTCCCCCGTAGATGCGGAATAAGTTCTTTTGGATTGAGTGGTACAAATTGTCATATAGTTTTGGAAGAGGCGCCTGAAATAAAAGAGAAGAGACATTCGACATCAAAGAGACAAAGAGTACTTTGTTTGTCGGCAAAAAGCGTGATTGCGCTGGACCGATTGGTAGGACAGTATTATGAGTTGCTTTCGAAAAGAAAAGGCATTGAACTAGATGATTTGTGCTTCACATCAAATGCATGTAGAGGTCACTATGAAAACAGACTGGCTATTTTGTTTGAGAATATAGAAGATTTACTAGATATTCTTAATGAAATACAATCAAAGAGTGTAGCAAATGTTGAAGTGAAAAATGCTTATTACGGCCGACACAAATCTGTGCCTGATATAAAGCAAAATAAACTAAAGGGTGAAGTGACCCAGGCCGAGATTGGCGAAATAAGCTGCGAAGCCAATCGAATAATTAAGGAATATTTAGAACAGAGAAAGGGAGAACTTTTAAAAGAAATATGCATATTGTATATTTGTGGTGCAAAAGTGACATGGGAGGAACTATATAGGACTGCTGATACAAAAACAATTATACTTCCGGGGTATCCTCTTGAAAAGAAATGTTGTTGGCCGGATATGGATATAACAGAGGGCAGGAAAAGCAACTATAAGTTGGTACATTCCAATATCGTTAAGAGTCATAACATAGACATATATATGACGAAATTTAGTGTGGAGGACCATTGGATTCTATCAGAACACAAGGTAAGTGGGTCTTATGTTGTTCCAGGCACTACATATATAGAAATGATACTTCAAATTTTTGGTTTAAGCCGTAATGGCTGCATTCCCGAGTTTCAGGATATCCTGTTTTATACACCAATGAGTGTAGTTAAGGGGAAGGACAAGGAAGCTCATACAATTATTAAATATGGTTTAGAAGAGTACGCTGAATTTTCTGTCTCCTCAAGGAATAGTGAGGACGATGATACGTGGGTAAAACATGTAGATGGTAGAATAAAATTTATTGATGGAGAAAAGGTTTCTAACCAAAACATAAGTGAAATAATGGATAGGTGTAGCATGGAAAATTTTAAGAGTATCTATAAGGAAAGTGATGCAAGGATTGTAGAAGTCGGACCAAGATGGGATAATATTACTCAGGTATATGTTGGAAATGGAGAGGTTCTGGCTTTGATGGAACTAAAAGAACAATTCAGTGAAGATATGAATCAATATTATGTTCATCCGGCATTAATGGACTGTGCAGTAAATTTGGCTAATACTTACGTTGGTAGTGGACCGTTTCTCCCGTTTTTTTATGAGAATCTCAGAATATATGATAGAATACCACAAAAATTTTACAGCATTATTAAAAGAAATGATTTGGAAAATACTACTGGAGAAACAGCAAAGTTTGATATTGTTCTTACGAAGCTTTCAGGTGAAGTTTTTTCATTCGTTAAAAATTATACTGTTAAGCGGGTAAGGGAAGTTGATTTGGTTCCAAAGAAAAAGGAATCAAAGATTTTTCATGCAATAAAGTGGATACAAGATAAAAACATTAGAGAAGAATCTTTTGTAAAATCAGTCTTACTCTTTAAAAGCAATGCGAACTTTTGCAACAAGCTGATAAAGCAACTTAAGCAGCAAAAAGTAGAAGTAATTACAGTACAGGCAGGTGAAAACTACCAAAAAATTGATGACTACACCTTTAGCATAAATTTGAAACAAAGTAACTATAATATTTTATTTGATCAGCTGAGAAGTTATCAGTTTAGCCACATTGTTTTTATGTTGGATTTGTTTGATAACACATTAGACATAACAGATAACATAATTGGTAAAAGAGAAAGAAGTATAGACAGTCTTTTTTTTATTACAAAGGCCATTATTAATCATAAAATAACAAGGGATATAGAATTGGCCCTAGTTTCAGATCATACCGCGGCGGTAACTGGTAATGAAGAGTACATAAACCCATACGGTGCAGCTTTGTTTGGACTAGGAAAATCTATACAGGAAGAAAATAGTTCAATAAAATGCAGATGCCTTGATATTGATAAATCCACAGATGAAAAGACAATTGCTAATGAAATAATGTCTAAGAGAACTTCGTATAAAGTGGCATTTCGGGAAGGGTACAAGTATATAGAACAGTTATATGAAATGAATATTGAAGACCTAGAAGACAGCGGTATACAAATAAAGCAAAATGGATGCTATGTGATTACGGGGGGAACAGGAGGTTTGGGCATACAAATAGCCGCATACCTTGCGTCAAAAGATGCAAAAAACCTATGCTTAATTTCACGAAGCGGACTTCCGAAGCGAACAGATTGGAATACCATCATCAAAGAAAACAGTACTAAAGTGGCAAATACCATCCGTGAAATTATGCGCTTGGAAGAGATGGGTATTAATGTATCAGTATATGGGACGGATATATCAAATGAAAAGGAAGTTAATATAACACTTTGTAAAATAAAATCTTTATTCGGAAGTATAAATGGAGTGGTACATTGTGCAGGCGTAGCAGGAGATGGTATATTGGCAGCAAAGAATTTTAACACATTTAACCGTGTCATTTCCCCGAAAATAGATGGAACTTGCATTTTACATAAGCTTACACGACAGGATGAACTGGATTTCTTTGTGTTGTATTCTTCGGTATCATCAATTATGGGTGGCATAGGCCAAGGTGATTATTCCGCTGCCAACTCCTTCCTGGATGCTTTTGCAGGATATAGAAACCAGAGTGTACCAGGAACAGTGGCTATTAATTGGGCTCCATGGGCAGATACTGGAATGGCATACGATTATGGTCTTAAAGATACTGGGCTTTTTAAAATGCTGGATAACCAGACTGGTGTGGATGCTTTCAACAAGGTTATAAATAGACGTATAAGCAATATTATTGTAGGTAGACTAAATCCTGATGAGTTGAATAACTATACCAATAATAATTTAATTAAATATGATGGCAGAACCAAAGCAGATATCAAGGATAGTGGGAAAAAACAGATTGAGAGCCTGCAAGAAAAAAGATTTATAACTCTAAAAGGAAGGGCTGAAGGTAATTATACTGCTAGTGAAGCTTTAGTTGGACAGGCATGGGGCGAAGTACTCGGGCTTGATGAAATTGATATTTATGATGATTTCTATACACTTGGAGGGGATTCTATCCTCGCTATACATATAGTGAATGTGTTAAATAAATCAATCACAAAAAAAATAAACATCAGCGATTTATTTGAGAATCTCACAATTTTTCAATTGGCGGAGTATCTAAAACATGCAGTAAAAACGGAAATGACAATTGATAAACCCACTCAGATGCATGGGATAATAAAGCATAACTTGTCTAATGCGCAAAAGCGTATTTGGTTTTTACAAAAGCTTAATTCTGATATGGTAGCATATAATCTTCCTTCAACTCAGTACATGGAGACAAGACCAGACATGGATGCTCTTAACAGGGCATTAAATGAACTTATAGAGCGTCATTGGATGCTGAGGACAATTTTCGTTGAAGATAACGGAATACCAAAACAAATCATCTTAGACCGTCATTTAATGAGTTTTACAGTGATAGACTTAAGTAAGGATGAGAATGAAGTAAAGATTCTTCATGAAACCTTAGGTAATCAGAATCATACGGTTTTTGATATGTCCAAGCCGCTAATGCGAGCTTGTATTTATTTGTTATCTGGTTCGCGTTGCTGTTTGTATTTTAATTTCCACCACTTGATTATCGATGGCTGGGGTATTGACATATTTTTTAGAGAATTAATGGATTTATATTGTCACTACACGGAGGGACATAGTGCTAATTTAAAACCCGTCAAGATACAATATGTAAATTGGGTGGAACAGAGGGAAAAATGGGAAAAGGGAAATGAATTCAGGAAGATTGAGGAATATTGGCTCCAAGAGATATGCAACCCGATTCCACAGTTGAATCTGCCAGTGGATTATCAAAGACCTGTAATACAAACATACAATGGAAGCTCATTAAACTTTTGCATAGGCAAGGAACAAACTGACTTATTAAAAAAATTATCAAGAAAATGCAATACGACTCTTCATACAGTTTTGCTTGCCACATATTTTCTTTTTTTAGAAAAGATATCAGGAGATGAAGATATTATAATTGGAGTACCTGGCACGATGCGTGATAGTGAAGAAGCAGAAGCAGTGCTAGGGATTTTTGTGAATATGTTTTGTATGAGGTTGAAATTTAATGATATCCACAACCTAAATGAGCTTATAGAGGAAGTAAAGAGAAAAAGTTTGGATGCATATAAAAATTCAGGATATCCATTTGAAACTCTTGTTTCAAAAGTTAATCCGGAGAGGGATCTTTCAAGAAACACAGTGTTCAATACAGTATTCCAGTTCTATGATAATATTCCACCAGAAATTGAAGGTGTAAGTCAGTTTGAATTGAGTCTATTATCGAAAGAATCTAACGGTTCACTTGCATTGAGATTTGAGTTCAATACTGATTTATTCAAGCCAGATACAATAAAACGGTTTATAAGAAATTTTATGAATATTGTTAATCATATGGTTAGGGATAGTTGTATTGACTTGGCGAATATAGAAATACTTGATTGCAATTACAAAAATGATCTGTTACACAAATATACTAATCATATCAATTACACCTTTAACAAAGGATTGTGCGAGCTGATTGAGGAGAGGATGCTGCTAAACCCAGATAATATTTCAGTAGAATATGAGGGACAGTATCTGACAAATATAGAGTTGAATGATAGAGCAGATACATTAGGAAAAGTCCTCAAGGATAATGGTGCTGTGACAGATGTTCCAATTGGTATTATATGTGGTAGAAATTTAAATCTGATTTCTGGTTTGCTTGGGATACTAAAAGCAGGGACATGTTATGTACCGCTTGATCCTGATTATCCTTCCGAAAGGATTAGTTATATTGTGAAAAGTAGCGGTGCTAAGATTATTTTAGCTGAGAGCAGTCAACGTGACAAAGTAACAGCTCTGCTTGAGGATGGATGCAGCTTGGAGACGGTTGTATACATGAGTGAATCTGGAAAAACCTGTATTGAATCAATTGAAAGAAATAATGATATATGTATAAATAAGAAAAAAGATAATTATATCGACAATCTCATGTATATTATTTACACTTCAGGATCTACAGGACTGCCAAAAGGAGTCATGGTTACCCAGCAGAATGTTTTGAATTATTTAAAGTGGAGTATAGACGAGTTTAAACTGACACAATCAGATACGATGATGCTAATAACATCAGTGTGTTTCGACATATCAGTGTTTGAGATATTTGGTGCATTGCTAAGTGGAGCTAAATTGTGCATTGTGCCGTTAAATACACTACGAGATCCACATAAATTACTTGACTTCATTAACAATAAGCAGGTAAATATATGGCATTCGGTTCCAACGCTGATGGCACAACTACTTATAGCATTGGACAGCGACACTGAACAGGGACGGCTATCGTGCTTTAATTCAATGAGACATATTATGATTGGAGGAGAGGCATGGGGCATTCAACTGGCAAAAGAAATAAGGAAATTTTTCCGTAATGCAGATATAACAAATATGTATGGACCAACTGAAGCGACAATTTGGATAACAAGCTATCATATAGGAGATAATCTGGACAATCTTCAGACTTTACCGATTGGAAAACCTGTAGCGGGAAATACTATTTTAATTTTGGATGGTGCTAAAAAGTTATGTGATATAGGAATTACAGGAGAAATTTATGTTAAAGGAATTAATGTGACCAGAGGATACCATAATGATACTGAAAAGACCGCTTCATTCTTCACTACTTGGGACGATGGCTCGGTAGTATATAAAACAGGGGATTTTGGAAGATACATGGAAGACGGAAATATAGAATTTCTTGGAAGAAAAGATGGGCTGGTGAAGGTTAGAGGCTACAGAATAGAATTAGGAGAGATTGAAAATATATTACTAAAAAAAGGAGAGGTAGATGCCGTAGCAGTAGTTTCTAAAAAGTATGGAGAATCTAACCAACTGGCATGTTATTATACCAGCACTGCAAAAGTAAATACGGATGACTTAAAGGATTACCTGCGTAAGAAGCTTCCAGTATATATGATTCCGTCAATTATAATGCAACTTGACGAGATGCCCATTACCCCAAATGGTAAGATAGATAAGAATGCCCTACCAGATCCTAAAACAGCAGAAATTCAAACGCATTTAGAGCCTCCAGCTAGCATAGTGGAAAGGAAAATCGCAGAAATATGGTTTAGTATTCTTGGCACGAGGGAAATAAGTGTAAATGATAGTTTTTTTGATGTGGGTGGTGATTCATTCCTTGTAGTTCAAATCCATTCAAAAATAAGTCATGAGTTTGAGATGGATTTAACCGTAACAGATTTATTTAAGTACCATACAATAAGAGAACTAGCAGCGTATATAGTGTCAAAAGAACCAAAGACGGAAGCAAATGACAATAGGCTACTTAATGAGGTTAAGGAAGATATAATAGATGTTCTAGATGAAATGATGGACGATAAATTGGATATCGAGCAGGCTATGAAAAAACTTTTTGAAAAAAATGCTGGACAGTCCGCAACAAAACTGCCGCCAAGACTTGATACAGACCAATAA